The stretch of DNA TTTGATTTAACCTTGAATTGAAATATATGTGGTTCCGCCGATCAAAAAAGGAATATATGTGGTTCTAACAACtatctccattttattttagctttttttaatgcaaaaggAATGATTGTCATGCCGCCATATAACCATTTGGGATTGCAGAACTATCTCTATGTTATTCTATCTGTTTTTGTGTTGCTTGAAACTTTTACTTGGTTATTGGCAATTTGGCAGGGATACATCTGGCAATATTTTTTTGGTGGGatgattatgtatttttcttataaagtgCAAGTTtggataaattttttgaacTAATTCTTACAATGGAATAAGTGATTAAGCAATTATCATTTTAATGAGTTCAAAAATATTTGGTGTGAATTATGGAATTTACAGGTAGGGATTCCATCATCATCAACTCTTAAGAATAGCTTGTCCGTTGTGCACCAAGTCCCAGAAGGCCATGTTGGGGTATACTGGAGAGGAGGTGCCCTTTTAAAGACGATTACAGATCCAGGTTTCGATATGGTCCTCAGTTTATGATTTGCATTCGGTTGTTGCTTTCTTAGAACTTGTGGAATGTTGCTTGTATGTTAGATGACATGGTTGTAATAAGTGTAATCTGTGAGAGTATAATCGTCAAgtgtatatagtatatatgttGTTGTACATCAATGAATGAAAGAAGGAAGAATAGTTTCCCTCCATAAACTtgtacatggtatcagagctcaCGGTTGTCGGATGGTGGTAAGTGGTGGACAGTGGTTCACGCTGAAATCAAGCTCACTGTGGTCTGAACTCGTTGGAGTGTTTTCCGGTGTCGTATCTAACTTTTGTTGCCGGATCTAAGCCCACCAGTGTTTGCAACTGTTGGATTCGAGTTTGCCAACGTCCCCATAGGCGTTTGAAGTGGCTTCTCCTCCGTTGTCGGCAGCCCCATAGGTGTTTGAAGTGTTTCCGACGAGTTTCCGGTGTCTTCTTAGGTATTGGACACCAGGGGTGAGTCCCTCATCGTCGTTTGTGCATATCGGTGTGTTCCCCGTCGTTAGCAGCCTCCGGAAGTGCCGCCTGTCGCCGACAAGCATTGAAGAAAAGTAGTGTTTGGTTGCGGGGATAACCAATCCCATCTTCAAGTGCGGATAACCCTAACCTGGAGTAAAATCCTCTCCCGAATCTGGAATAACGCTTGTTTGGTAACGAGGATAAGGTAATTCCCATACCACTTATTCTCGTTTAGGATAACCTAATCCAGTTTTGGGTTTAAGTTGAAATCGGTTTTGGCTGATACCCGATACAAACCAATACCGGCTGATACAGGCTCAGTTTTGTCCGATACATGCTGAATCATAACCGATTCTAACCGGTTCCTAGCCGATACGGTCCGATTTTggccaaaacaatccaattCAGAACCGATATAGGCTGATACAGTGTATTTCTGATCGAAACAGGACCGAAATGTTGTTATTCGGGTACTTGAGCTAAGTTTCTACATTTTCAGAGTGTGTTTCTTGGATTCTCAAGTTGAATTGTGGTTTTTCTCATATATTGTGTGGGGTTTCAATCTCCAAGTTCAGTTGTGATATTTTTTCTGCATCAATGACAACTAAATTTGAGTTACAGTTACATGATGCAGTTGCCTCATATGTTGCTCCTGGTGGGAGTGGAGGCCGAGGTGGTAGAGGCTCACATGGGGGATGTGATGCGAAAGGTTATCGCACTCGAGGTCAAGAATCTCGTAAGTGCATCCATTGTGGTCGCATTAACCACTCGGTGAACTATTTTTGGGATCTAAATGGTAGACCATATGGATCCGCTAATCAAGTCATTTGCCAAGATATGATTAGTATATCAAAAGATGAGTATGATAAGCTTTTGGGTCGCACACGGGTTTCATCTTTCACAATTACTCTTGCCCAATCAGGTACAACGTCCGCATGTCTTGCCTCATCCACTCAAGCTTCATGGATCATTGATTCAGGAGCTAATGAACATTTGATTGGTTTGTCCTCTGTCTTATCTAAGTTGGATACTGTAACATCTTCAAAAATTGTTACTTTTGCTAATGGTTCTCTTGCTAAAGTTACAGGCATTGGATCCACTAAGCTCACTGACTATATATCCTTGTCATCTGTCCCATATACTCCTAGTTGTCCCTTTAGTTTGCTGTCCATTAGTAAGATTACTCAAAGTCTTCAATGTTCAGTGACCTTTTATCCCTCGTCATATGTCTTTCAGGATCTCAAGACGGGAAACAAGATTGGTACAGGGCATGAAGTTGGTGGTCTATATTATGTTGATGTTAAACAGTCACCCACTCGAGCTCTTACATCCTTCTCATCATCTGCTTATGAATGACATTGTCGTCTTGGTCAcccctctctttcccttttaaAGCATCAGGTTAGGAATCTAGGAAATGTGTCTGCCTTTCCTTGTGAAGCATGTCAAATTAGTAAACATCATCGTGTGTCTTTTGCACCTTGGGTTGATAAACGAGCATAGAGTCCTTTTGAATTGGTTCACTCTGATATATGGGGACCAATCAACATTAAATCAAATGGGTTTCAGTATTTTGTCACATTTATTGATGACTACTCTCGTGTGACATGGGTGTTTCTAATGAAGGCAAGATCTGAActtctttccatattcaaagtgttttggaaaaaattaaaacccaatTTAACAAAAGGGTTCAAGTTTTGCGTTCTGATAATGCTAGAGAATATCAATCTAGTGACTTTGCTACTTAAGTAACAAATGAATTGTTCATCAAACTTCATGTTCTTATACACCCAACAGAATGGGGTGGCTGAACGCAAAAATCGTCATTTGTTAGATGTAACCTGAGCACTTTTACTGCACATGCATATTCCTAAACGATTTTGGAGTGATGGTGTTCTTACTGTTTGTCACCTTATTAATCGTATGCCTTCATCAGTTCTCGATGGTTCCTCTcctttttccattttgtttccTTCATCACCACCATTTACTcttcctccaaaaatctttgGGTGTGTTTGCTATATTCATAAGCTTGGCCCAGGTTTTGATAAGCTTGACCCACGTTCTACCAAGTGTTTTTTTGTTGCTTATTCTCGGACTCAAAAAAGATATCGTTGTTATAGTCCTGTTCTTAGATGCTATTTCACGAGTGCTGATATTACCTTCTTTGAGTCTGTATCCTATTTCTCGGACGCAGCTTCTAGTAATGAGTGTAATCCTCTACTGTTATCTACTATTACACTTTCTCCTTTACACTCACCCAATCTTACCTAACCCTCCTCCATGCCTCCCCCAGTTCCTTTGCAGGTTTACTCGGGTCACTGGCGGCCGCCGGCTTCCATGCCTTCACCAACCGTGTCTCCATCTTCAGATCCTAAGTTACCCAGTATTTCAGACTCTCCACCTGTTGCTCTCCGCAAAGGTGCTCGATCTTGTGTTACTCAACATCCGATTAGTCAATTTGTCTCATATCATGCcttatctccttcattctcatgttTTACTTCTCAGCTTTCAAAACTTTTTGTTCCTAAGATAGTTCAGGATGCTTTATCTGATTTGGGATGGAGGACAGCTATGAAAAATGAGATGGATGCCCTTCACCATAATGGGACATGAGATCTTGTTCCACTACCACCTGGTAAGCAACCTGTTGGCTTAAATGGGTATATACAATCAAATTTCATCCTGATGGTTCGGTGGAACGTTTGAAAGCCCGCTTGGTTGCTAAGGGTTACACTCAAACATATGGCATTGATTACGAGGAGACTTTCTCACCTGTTGCCAAAATCTCTTCTGTTCGAGTGTTGATCTTTCTTGCTGCTAATCTAGATTGACCCTTATTTCAGTTGGATGTTAAGAGTGCATTTTTACATGATGACTTgcatgaagaagtttatatggagcaaccacctGGGTTTGTTGCTCAAGGGGAGTATCGAGGTACTATATGCAagttaaaaaatgcattatatggtttgaaacaatctccTCGAGCATGGTTTGGGAAGTTTTCTGATGTTGTATTGGCATTTGGTCTTCATAGATGCCAAACAGACCTTTCGGTATTTCACCTACATAGTTTGCCGGTCacattttgttggttgtatatGTGGACGACATTGTAATTACTGGGAGTGGCTTTGTTGGAATTGCTAGGCTGAAACAATGTTTACATGATCAATTTCAGACAAAAGACTTGGGCAAGCTTAGATATTTCCTTGGAATTGAAGTTAGTAGATCTAAAGAGGGTATCAACCTATCTCAGAAGAAATATATACTTGATCTTCTGGAAGAAACTGGTATGTTGGGTGCACAACCTATTGACACCCCTAAGGACCCAAATCGTAAATTCTTGAAAGAGGAAGGGGAGTTGTTTGGAGACCTAGGTAGGTATCAAAGACTTGTTGGGAAATTGAATTATCTCACTATCACTAGACCAGACATCTCTTATGTAGTGAGTGTACTGagtcaatttttacaaatgccTAGGGTCTCACATTGGGATGCTGTAATTCATATTCTTCGTTATCTTAAGCGAGCCCTTGGCCTTAGATTACTGTATCGATCAGATGGACATTTTAGGGTTGAAGCCTTttcagatgctgattgggcaggaTCTCCTTCAGATAGAAGATATACTACTGGATATTGTACCTTTGTGGGAGGTAACTTGGTTACATGGAAGAATAAGAAACAAGGAGTAGTACCTCAGTCTAGCGCAGAAGCTGAATACAGGGCAATGGCTGACACTACTAGTGAGCTGACATGGTTGCAACACTTCCTTAAAGAGATTGGGTTTCGAGCTCCTATCCCTCTccagttattttattataatcaagCCGCAGTGCATATTGCCTTTAATTCTGTGTTCCATGAGAGGACTAAACATATAGAGATTGATGTCACTTCATTCGAGATAAGATACTAAGTGGTGACATTTCTACACCTTTTGTGAAGTCTGTCGATCAACTCGCAGATATGTTTACTAAGTCTTTGTGTTGGAGTCGGTTGAAACTTATTTGTTTCAAGCtgggtttatatgatatatatgctccaacttgagggggagtgttagaTGACATGGTTGTAATAAGTGTAATTTGTGAGGGTATAATCGTCAAGTGTATGTAGTATATATGTTGTTGTACATCAATGAATGAAAGAAGGAATAATAGTTTCCCTCCATAAACTTGTACGGtacttaaatttgaattttcagGTTTTCATTTAAAGATGCCTTTGATAACCCACTATGAGCCTGTTCAAGTAACCCTTCAGACGGATCAGGTAAATTTCGATACGTGGATGTTGACATTCATTATGCCAATCTAatgattaaatccataaaatatgTACAACTGCAGGTGAGGGATATTCCTTGTGGTACTAAAGGTGGTGTCATGATCAACTTTGAAAAGATAGAGGTAGAGCTATGAGATAGTGCTTTTTGTTACGTTTTGTAAGCTGTCTAATGTTTGGCATTCTGAGTTTATATGTATTGATTAGAATGCCATTTTAAGGTTGTTAACCGGCTTCATAAGGATTTTGTTTATGAAACGCTGCTGAACTATGGAGTGCAGTATGACAACACATGGATATATGACAAGATTCATCATGAGATCAATCAGTTCTGTAGTTCTCATTCTCTTCAGCAAGTCTATATAGATGTGTTTGATCAAGTAAGTACAGATGctaaataaaacatgttttttaatGCCATAGATGACAATATTTTCGAAACTTATGTGAATTTTCTCTTTTGGTAAGTAAAAACTTCCATTGTAACCTAACGGTATATGAAATCTTTATTGTACTCCTTTATATGTAGGTGTTGAGTTGCCAGTATTATTAAGAGGCTCTGCATACTTGTCCTCTATTTTATAGTTGTATAATGTCATGGTATCTTGTGCTCGTGTTATACAATATTTGTGGAGTTATTGTTTCCTTGGGTGGTTATTTATTTGAGGTCGTATTTATGAAGAATCAAAGTCTTGCAGATTGATGAAAAGATGAAAGATGCTCTCCAGGGTGACTGCACACGCTATGCTCCAGGTATTGAAATTATCAGTGTGCGCGTTACAAAGCCAACTATCCCGGACAGTATTAGACGTAATTTTCAACAGATGGAAGAGGAACGCACTAAGGTActttcattttccttaataCAGGAGAGCTCCTTTACTTCCTTCTATTTTCCCCTCTGTTGGTCAAAATGGAGGTAAATAAGGTGGATGGTAAAGTATTAAGGCCTATCTTAATCCAGAGTCTAATTCagtttatatatacttatttcttCATTCTTAATATGCACATTCAGATAGAAATTCAATGTATTTTTACCAGATCTTTACGATCAAATTATGAAACATTGAAGTCACCCTTTGAACAAGTTAGCTTTGGTCCTACTAGCATTCAATATTACAAGCTTTATTTCTTATACCCAAATACTGAAGATGCATGCATTTGTACCCAAGCCCAATCACCCATCCACATATTGGGTAATTTAGTATATAACAAGTCTTCATAGTTCATAGAGTGCATTATTCTATCTTTATGTTCATGTTTCTTTGTTAGGTCTTAATTGCTATTGAGAGGCAGAGAGTAGTTGAGAAAGAGGCAGAGACAAATAAGAAAATGGCTATCAGTGAAGCTGAGAAGAATGCAAACGTTAGCAAGATTGTTATGGAACAGAAGTTGACGGAAAAGGATAGTGCCAGGAGGCAGCAAGAAATCGATAATCAAATGTACATGGCTCGGGAAAGGAGTCTGGCAGATGCAGATTTCTACCGGTAAGTTTTTAATTTGCTCTTTCGTTGAGAGAGGATAtgctcattatttttttagaaattctaATGGTATTGCTTCCCCACATCTTTAGTGTGATGAAGGAAGCTGAAGCAAACGAGTTGAAGCTTACTCCGCAATTTCTGGAGCTTAAATTCATCGAGGCCATAGCTGATAATACAAAAATCTTCTTTGGGGAAAAGGTCTAGTCCCTCTGTCTCTCCGTGTGTGTAAGTGTGCACGTGCGTATGCACTGGTGTGTACAATCTTTACCTAGTAAATCTTCCATGCAGGTACCTAATATGGTTTTGGATCAGAGGCTGCTCGGGAACTTCCTGCAACAGGTGTCTAGAAATGTGTCAAGGGAGATGTCCAACGATGAGTAGTCAAAAGGTAAGTTTTGATTGATCAGTCCGGTCAACATGATTGTAGTATCAGTCCGGTCAACATGATTGTAGTATCGGTGCCGTCACAAACAGGTTACATAATAAGGAAAGGAAACGGAAAACATCTGTTGATATTTTCGTATAGAAGTTGTTTCAGGTAAAATTCCTTTTGGGTGATCTCTTAATTTCTAGGTATTATATGTTGTCACTCCTGATGGAATGAAGAATCATACCCGATCTCTGATTGATCTTGAATCTTTTGGCCCCAGATACTATTGGCAACTAGCTTGTATTCAGTGAATTCAACGTGTGTTCACACGCTTTGGATTCCAGGGTTCACATACTTCATAAAACTTCTATATGTTGGAGGTACATTTGAGGTTTGTTCATGAAATTTTGTGAGCATAGGTTTTAAGCATTTACGGttgtggtgttttttttttttttgaagtctagataatttattaacggaaattattaataataagaattaaaacttctactcatcatcctcacacatcACACACAcgacactttttaattttttttttgatttcattcttcttaaactaattgaattattttactcatcatccatacatcacacatatagtaagagaaaaaaaattaaaaattaaaaaattatgtgatgtgtagtgtggtgtgtgaggatgataagtagaatttaaaaaaaaagaatagctaGGTTTTTAAACGAACAAAACTGTATGGATTGAGAAATTTGCAACGAAGTTTTTTGTTCGTTGTTAATGAACAGGCATAAGCTATTAACTTATTATCAATGAGTTTAGATTTTTGTCGCCAATATGGAGAAGAACTATCTATGTTAGGCAATGTGATTAAAGATATTATCGACCATGGAGAAATTTcactcaaaaatattttatcatttccaaaattttaaaagttgacAAATGTAGCCATATTATCCATTCTTTAGCAACAATTAGGGCTGCAACCTGAGCAATCCAGTTTGTGTTTTGGTCTGACTCGACCCGACCCGACTTTGGCACAAATCAAGTCGGCCTCGACCCGACCTGAGATTGGAAGCACAATGAGGAAATCGCAAAACTGCGAATCAGAACAAAGCAAACCCAAATCAAACCTTGTGCGCATCGTGTAAATATCAACGTAAAAGGTGCGATCTTCACTGTCCTTTGGCACCCTTTTTCCCACAGCATCGAAGAAAAGATTTTATGCATGTACACAAGGTGCGATCCTCATTTCTTTAGGGTTTTTCTACAGAATTAGCGGAATCCCAACCTTATTTATAGCTCAAGATCTgttatttttctaccaaatctGCAATGTGGGAGGAAAGagtgtgtgtttgtgtggaTGCACGTGTCAGGAAGCATTAGCACAAATGATATTGTTCATGGATATATATCGCAAAGAGGTTAGGACATGGTCATAAAGCTTATAGACCCATATATGTGTACAGAAACACAGATTTGCAATTGTGACTGTGACCCACGGCCTGATAAAGCTTATAAACCCATCGTGGTCATTTAAAACTCACAAACTTACGACTCATGAAACTTGTAGATCCATCATCAACTGATGGGCATTGGCATGAGGACAGAGAAGAAGAGAGGCgaagggagaaagaaaagaggtgGGCTTTGCAGCAGCCTCCAACGGTGTCCTTCACTCAAACATCAGCTTGGTAAATCATGGTTTTCATGGCCTCGAATTTTTCCTTAAGACAAAGGTTTTCATGGCAACTAGGGTTTGAGAAATTGAGATCCTTAAAACGTACAGTCGGTTTCAGCGGGTTCGACCTGCACGTTACTTCAACCCCTTTTTTTGGGTCGGGTGGAGTCGGGTCTCACGGACGGACCGGGTCACAACATTTTCAGCACAGGCCTAGCAACAATATAAGCATGTTAACCAgagcctctttttttttttttaaatttttttttaagaagagaaaCACTTTAGTTATGAatggattatataaaaataattttataaattaatgtaatttatcagattataaaattatatttatttaaaataaatttaacagatcCTATAAAGAGTTAACGTGTGTGAGATTACTTGTTGGATCTTTATCTCTTAGACTCTTACCACAAtatcagatttttttaaaaattgcaaTCGTGATGGCCATTGGCCAAGAGGAATACTCCGTAACAGCAAGCTTGTTACGGGGTATTACTCTTTCAGAAGAGAACTTCCGAGTTCCGTGTGAAAAGGGGAGGCAATGAAAATGACCCacaaacaagctagctagaaTCACACACAAagtgacaaaaaataaaacactccGAGAATATGAAAATCTGGTGATGGTCGTACTCCGCACCGGCTTTTATCAGTAGTATCAATTTGATTACTGTATTCACtttttaatgttaaatatagCAACCCATccatattttaatatgaaaactGTTTTACTTTTGATTCCCCTGTATTGAGGTTGTGAATATTCGGAATCGAATCATGTGCAAGTTGCATTCCCTAGCATGATTTATGTTGGGTTTTCCTTGTGGACATCTTCCtgcaattttttcaaaccaCGAGGTCGACTTCTCGCGATTCTTTGACCCggaattatataataatataaatccGCCCATCTCTACCTTGGATGACTTATTGCGAGTGAACGTGGGAAACTGTAAAAGAAGCAACTGTATCTCAGGGAATCCGCATCCAAGGTTTCCGATTCTGAAAGCTCTTTATAGCTTATATGATTGATTCGTTACACGGCTTACATTATCACCCTCTGTATCCAAACTGCTCTCTCTAGGTTCTCTGTGTTGCCACTCTCTTGTCCGTTTCTCCCGGTTTTGCACGTAGTATGGAAACTTCCTACCTAAGAATCTGAGGTTGTGAATTTGTGATCGTGATTGTGATGCGTGATGCGTGCGGAGGATTTCTTTGGCCTACTTTGGTGTCCCATGTAGTGGGGTTTGCATCGGGTTTTGATCGGTAGGTGAATTGTAAGTTATAATTTACATTCCTTAAAAAGTGGGCTGTAGATACTTTTGAGATTTCTTGTGTGGACAGTTGGGTTTCTACGTTTTTCATTAGTCATTAGAGTATTGGATTTTGCTCTGTAACGCTGTGTGTTCCGGATGCTTCGCTGTTTTC from Juglans microcarpa x Juglans regia isolate MS1-56 chromosome 3S, Jm3101_v1.0, whole genome shotgun sequence encodes:
- the LOC121257062 gene encoding erlin-2-B; translation: MESQQQQRAGSPQPRPQTPASRPQGGGSGDFTAILTVLFSFIAIFVMVGIPSSSTLKNSLSVVHQVPEGHVGVYWRGGALLKTITDPGFHLKMPLITHYEPVQVTLQTDQVRDIPCGTKGGVMINFEKIEVVNRLHKDFVYETLLNYGVQYDNTWIYDKIHHEINQFCSSHSLQQVYIDVFDQIDEKMKDALQGDCTRYAPGIEIISVRVTKPTIPDSIRRNFQQMEEERTKVLIAIERQRVVEKEAETNKKMAISEAEKNANVSKIVMEQKLTEKDSARRQQEIDNQMYMARERSLADADFYRVMKEAEANELKLTPQFLELKFIEAIADNTKIFFGEKVPNMVLDQRLLGNFLQQVSRNVSREMSNDE